The following proteins come from a genomic window of Maribacter sp. HTCC2170:
- a CDS encoding RagB/SusD family nutrient uptake outer membrane protein, producing MKTIANKYSILFLSLVCIFATLFTSCEEEFLDAEPQSFFTPGNALNTPGGLNSVLSQAMVNLRDEYYGDGAPMITENVFSEVSVEGTTDKSGPAQDLNLLILPDANLNSANTNRIGWFWQEFYKGIKFANTVINRLDDAEFDSEAQKNDILGRALFHRAYRYYRLTQQFGDVPLILSEITEPRLDFVTTERETILRKMQEDLNAAVPMVNEVSNGGDVNQDAVLHLLTKVNLALGDFDEAVTSSSRIINGGLHGLMTSRFGIDAAVAEKDVTWDLHRVENKSVPGNTEGIMMVIDREDYEGIGATSRGTSIQRQAVPLWWRFINTPDGQNGMTDSPSAEINQVTSVGRGIGRNRGTHYSTKEIWKDANNDERHKLGNWLDMEDLVYNAPSLLESGNTYYGQNLELYLPDGTALCSDTIRNWYGWPQYKFFVPDPKRVKPQGGHGDWYVYRIAETYLMRAEAHFWNDDNDLAANDINAVRLRANADPITASDVNIDYILDERARELYYEENRKTELTRIAYIFAKTGRSAYNGQSYSLDNFSTKNFWYDRIMEVTDFYNLGIRTIHGDEYTMSPYHVLWPIPASAINANTQGTINQNVGYPGAENNIPPLTTIPEPEG from the coding sequence ATGAAAACAATAGCAAATAAATACTCGATATTATTTTTGAGTTTGGTATGCATTTTCGCCACACTATTTACATCTTGTGAGGAAGAATTTTTGGATGCAGAGCCACAATCTTTTTTTACTCCTGGGAATGCATTGAATACACCCGGTGGATTGAATAGTGTTTTATCCCAGGCAATGGTCAACCTCAGGGATGAATATTATGGTGACGGAGCCCCTATGATAACAGAAAATGTATTTTCTGAAGTTTCTGTAGAGGGAACAACCGATAAATCAGGTCCTGCCCAGGATTTAAATTTATTGATCTTGCCAGATGCAAATTTAAACAGCGCAAATACAAATAGAATAGGATGGTTTTGGCAAGAGTTTTATAAGGGGATTAAATTTGCCAATACCGTGATCAATAGATTAGATGATGCTGAGTTTGATAGTGAAGCCCAGAAAAATGATATTTTGGGAAGAGCCCTTTTTCATAGGGCTTATAGATATTATCGTTTGACACAACAATTTGGGGATGTTCCTTTAATATTGAGTGAGATTACCGAGCCAAGATTAGATTTTGTGACTACAGAAAGGGAAACCATATTGCGAAAAATGCAGGAAGATTTGAATGCTGCAGTGCCTATGGTAAATGAGGTTTCCAACGGAGGGGATGTGAATCAGGACGCTGTCTTGCATTTATTGACTAAAGTAAATCTTGCACTAGGCGATTTTGATGAAGCTGTAACATCTTCATCGCGAATCATTAATGGTGGTTTGCATGGATTAATGACAAGTAGATTTGGTATAGACGCTGCAGTAGCAGAGAAAGATGTGACTTGGGATTTACACCGCGTTGAGAATAAAAGTGTACCTGGAAACACAGAAGGGATAATGATGGTCATTGATCGTGAAGATTATGAGGGTATTGGAGCTACCAGTAGAGGTACAAGTATCCAAAGACAGGCTGTGCCCCTATGGTGGCGTTTTATAAATACTCCTGATGGTCAAAATGGTATGACTGATAGTCCAAGTGCCGAAATTAATCAAGTTACAAGTGTAGGTAGGGGTATTGGTAGAAATCGTGGTACACATTATAGTACTAAAGAAATCTGGAAAGATGCCAATAATGATGAACGACACAAGTTGGGCAACTGGTTGGATATGGAAGATTTAGTATATAATGCACCTAGCCTTTTAGAATCTGGAAATACATACTATGGTCAAAACTTGGAGTTGTACCTGCCAGATGGCACTGCTCTTTGTTCAGACACTATTAGAAACTGGTATGGTTGGCCACAATATAAATTCTTTGTTCCAGACCCTAAAAGAGTAAAACCTCAAGGCGGTCATGGTGATTGGTACGTGTACCGTATCGCCGAGACTTATTTAATGAGAGCAGAAGCCCATTTTTGGAATGATGATAATGATTTGGCTGCGAATGATATAAATGCAGTAAGGCTTAGGGCTAATGCGGACCCTATTACTGCTTCGGATGTAAATATAGATTATATCTTAGATGAGCGTGCGCGGGAGTTATATTACGAGGAAAATAGAAAAACTGAATTGACCCGGATTGCTTATATTTTTGCTAAAACCGGAAGGTCTGCATATAATGGACAAAGTTATAGTTTAGATAATTTTTCAACTAAAAATTTCTGGTATGATCGGATTATGGAAGTAACCGATTTCTACAACCTTGGTATTAGAACTATCCATGGCGATGAATATACCATGAGTCCGTACCATGTTTTGTGGCCAATACCGGCATCGGCAATTAATGCCAACACTCAGGGAACCATAAACCAAAATGTAGGTTATCCAGGAGCGGAAAATAATATCCCACCACTAACAACCATACCTGAACCCGAGGGGTAA
- a CDS encoding SDR family oxidoreductase has product MSQLFNIKEKCYVLSGGTGTLGGSIAKYLIENGAKVILLGRSSKKLEEKCAELNAINSGYATSFVVNVLNEEELITVKNKIAAVHQSLDGLINLAGGNVPGATLTESQTIYDIQLEDTKNVIDINLYGTLIPTIVLSELMSNQGYGSIINISSMASKQSISRVLGYSVAKAGVDIFTKWMANELSSKFGDNLRVNAIAPGFFIGNQNRHLLTKEDGSYTSRGESIIKNTPMGRFGEASELNGMVHYLLSEASSFVTGEIFDIDGGFSSFSGV; this is encoded by the coding sequence ATGAGTCAATTATTTAATATAAAAGAAAAATGCTATGTCTTATCCGGTGGTACAGGAACTCTTGGTGGATCTATTGCAAAATACTTGATAGAAAATGGGGCCAAGGTTATTTTATTAGGCAGGTCTTCGAAAAAACTGGAAGAAAAATGTGCCGAATTAAATGCGATTAATTCCGGGTATGCTACTTCTTTTGTTGTCAATGTATTAAATGAAGAAGAACTTATCACTGTTAAAAATAAAATAGCCGCTGTGCATCAAAGCTTGGACGGATTGATAAATCTGGCAGGTGGTAATGTTCCCGGTGCTACATTAACTGAAAGTCAGACCATTTACGACATCCAGTTAGAGGACACCAAAAATGTTATTGACATAAATCTATATGGAACGCTGATTCCTACAATTGTTTTGAGTGAGTTGATGTCCAATCAGGGTTATGGATCAATAATAAATATTTCTTCCATGGCTTCAAAACAGTCCATTTCGAGAGTTTTGGGCTATTCTGTTGCAAAAGCAGGTGTAGATATTTTTACAAAATGGATGGCCAATGAATTGTCCTCTAAATTCGGGGATAATCTAAGGGTCAATGCAATAGCCCCTGGTTTTTTTATTGGCAATCAGAATCGCCATTTGTTGACTAAAGAAGATGGGTCATATACTTCTAGAGGTGAGAGTATAATAAAAAATACACCAATGGGTCGTTTTGGTGAGGCTTCTGAATTAAACGGAATGGTACATTATTTACTTAGTGAAGCGTCAAGTTTTGTTACTGGGGAAATATTTGATATTGATGGCGGATTTAGTTCGTTTTCAGGTGTTTAA
- a CDS encoding PmoA family protein, whose protein sequence is MRYIFLFCSFITLLSCKAEKEIYRFEIQDGDGFLQSSPIFLDTEIRGNEDYSQLKLIQNNVTIPFQVDENKLWFLHTPRGGTYSFEKIESGVNDESVLSTFKKNGNLQLVKGNDPLLTYRYQMTYPPEGVDTIFKKSGYIHPLLSPKGDTLTRIQPPDHFHHYGIWGPWTHTQIKGEQVDFWNLGDGKGTVLFEEFNNTTTGEVFAGFNATQEHIDFITGSSPQNALDEKLDVKLWDLGRSDRYMFDYTSTFSSPLKDGIIFEAYRYGGGIGMRFDERWHKDNCTVLTSEGHDRLTADGTNAKWCIVKGESSDGNGTNGILFMSHPGNRMHPEPMRIWPIDGNNGRGDMFFEFCPIRHKEWKIEPNKDYKLTYRMVVFEGDLTAEEAEGYWKIFANNPKSEILN, encoded by the coding sequence ATGAGATATATTTTCCTTTTTTGTTCTTTTATTACCTTGTTATCATGTAAAGCAGAAAAAGAAATATATCGATTTGAAATACAGGATGGCGACGGTTTTTTACAGTCCAGCCCAATTTTTTTAGATACCGAAATCAGAGGGAACGAAGATTACAGTCAACTCAAGCTTATTCAGAACAATGTTACCATTCCTTTTCAAGTAGATGAAAATAAGCTGTGGTTTTTACATACTCCTCGAGGTGGCACATACAGCTTCGAGAAAATTGAAAGTGGTGTCAATGATGAATCTGTTCTGAGCACGTTCAAAAAAAATGGGAATCTTCAATTAGTTAAGGGTAATGACCCTTTGCTTACCTATCGCTACCAAATGACTTACCCACCAGAAGGGGTAGATACCATTTTCAAGAAATCAGGCTATATTCACCCATTGCTATCACCAAAAGGGGATACACTCACCCGCATACAACCTCCGGATCATTTTCACCATTATGGGATTTGGGGTCCGTGGACCCATACTCAAATAAAGGGTGAACAAGTTGATTTTTGGAATCTAGGGGATGGTAAAGGAACAGTTCTCTTTGAGGAATTCAATAATACCACCACAGGAGAGGTGTTTGCAGGATTTAATGCCACACAGGAGCATATTGATTTTATCACTGGATCTTCACCACAAAATGCCCTCGATGAAAAACTTGATGTTAAACTTTGGGATTTAGGAAGATCGGATCGATATATGTTTGATTATACATCTACTTTCAGTTCTCCTTTGAAAGATGGTATTATTTTCGAAGCATATAGATATGGCGGTGGCATTGGCATGCGATTCGATGAACGATGGCATAAAGATAATTGCACGGTATTGACCTCTGAGGGTCATGATCGATTGACAGCGGATGGAACCAATGCCAAATGGTGTATTGTAAAAGGAGAATCATCTGATGGGAATGGGACTAATGGTATTTTATTCATGAGCCACCCTGGTAATAGAATGCATCCGGAGCCAATGCGAATTTGGCCTATTGATGGCAATAACGGTAGGGGGGATATGTTTTTTGAATTTTGCCCTATTCGTCATAAAGAATGGAAAATCGAACCTAATAAAGATTATAAACTTACCTATAGAATGGTTGTTTTTGAAGGGGATTTGACCGCTGAAGAAGCAGAGGGTTACTGGAAAATATTTGCAAATAATCCAAAATCGGAAATACTGAACTAA
- a CDS encoding SusC/RagA family TonB-linked outer membrane protein, with protein MKHLLGKIKKPDLMLLLLLCLGISSSAIAQEGFTVTGNIADEFNVPLPGASIIEKGTTNGVSTDFDGNFSIEVANQNSTLVITYIGYAEQEIPINGQSQISTSMEPSASTLDEIVLVGYGAVKKKDLTGAISQIDAAAVSHQSTNSVTDVLRSNMAGVSIGFSTSPKGVSNIQIRGNNSLSAGSSPLIVVDGMIYNGDLSDISPSDIAKLDVMKDASSAAVYGARGASGVILITTKRGTSEKPTITINSSVGVVTDGSNERPYSADGYVNWRSDVFKSINPQNTIDNPGRYDDPNNLPSGVTLDQWLAYDGSAGDPTRAWLNRLGFQDVEIGNYLEGNSIDWYDRINQTGLRTDWNTSISGRKEGLNYYWSIGRTSNEGITSGEKFETLRSRLNLDAKITDFLTVGINTQFAKRDEGFIPANRGQIERSSPWGSEFDDDGNIRLSPQDDSGAGASNAFLGQMFNDRIDLDHTFNSRVYAKVKLPLGFSYELGYTNRLEFREYYNHASAASPANVVGSATRQALKINEWQLDNILRWDKTIDKHTFNLMFLVYAEKYQDRFTRARANTFEPSDALGFGSLEAGAVQTVDSEDIKSTGDAFMTRLNYNYDSRYLLTLTMRRDGYSAFGANNKRAYFPSIAGAWTISNENFFKSNFIDFLKLRLSYGENGNRDIGRFAYLSRLNAGKYLNVDSSGNVITVPTFDNTTQENVDLRWERTKAVNLGLDFSLANGIVEGSFEAYRNITDDLIVTRQLPNIIGFNSVTTNLGEIENSGFEFTLSTQNYNLENFKWNSSFNFSLNRNKINELYGDMDENGNELDDVTNRRFIGEATDVIWGKEILGVWQEDEAADAADWGVFPGDFKLRDVNNDGVYTDEDNIFQGHRSPRFRWGLTNLFTLKKNIDFSFELYSHWGQKRVFNEAKNRNGFIDRTNSIQTPYWTSDNPTNDYARLFSSDGSASFNVYRESSFIRLSNVTLAYRFPKPILEKLSIQSLRVYANARNLAVWAPHWDLYDPEAQEFGAFDSRRPSAQFFTFGIDLSL; from the coding sequence ATGAAACATTTACTAGGAAAAATTAAAAAACCAGACCTAATGCTTCTTTTGCTACTGTGTCTGGGAATCTCATCTTCGGCGATCGCTCAAGAAGGCTTTACCGTAACCGGGAACATAGCGGACGAATTTAATGTCCCTTTACCAGGTGCTTCGATTATTGAGAAAGGAACGACCAACGGCGTGTCAACTGATTTTGATGGTAACTTTTCCATCGAGGTTGCCAACCAAAATTCCACTTTGGTTATAACCTATATTGGTTATGCGGAGCAGGAAATTCCCATTAATGGACAATCACAAATCAGTACTTCAATGGAACCCAGCGCTTCAACCTTAGATGAAATTGTGTTGGTTGGATATGGTGCGGTGAAAAAGAAAGATTTAACAGGAGCGATATCTCAAATCGATGCTGCTGCTGTTTCACACCAATCTACAAATTCGGTCACTGATGTATTAAGGTCAAACATGGCTGGTGTTAGTATTGGGTTTTCAACTTCTCCAAAGGGGGTTAGTAATATTCAGATTCGGGGAAATAATAGTTTATCGGCAGGATCTAGCCCGTTGATTGTAGTTGATGGGATGATTTATAATGGTGATTTATCAGATATTAGTCCCTCCGATATAGCCAAGTTAGATGTAATGAAAGATGCCAGTTCGGCGGCAGTATATGGTGCACGAGGCGCAAGTGGTGTAATTTTAATCACTACCAAACGAGGTACTAGTGAAAAGCCGACCATTACAATTAATAGTAGTGTGGGTGTTGTTACTGATGGGTCTAACGAACGACCTTATAGTGCGGACGGCTATGTTAATTGGCGTTCAGATGTCTTTAAAAGCATCAACCCGCAAAACACTATAGATAATCCTGGCAGATATGATGACCCTAATAATCTACCATCTGGGGTTACGTTGGATCAATGGTTGGCCTATGATGGTTCTGCAGGTGACCCTACACGGGCTTGGTTAAATAGATTGGGTTTTCAGGATGTAGAAATTGGGAATTACCTAGAAGGAAATAGCATTGATTGGTATGACAGAATAAATCAGACTGGTTTACGAACAGATTGGAATACCAGTATCTCTGGTAGAAAGGAAGGTTTAAATTATTACTGGTCCATAGGACGCACGTCTAACGAAGGTATTACTTCGGGTGAGAAATTTGAAACTTTGCGTTCGCGCTTGAATTTGGATGCCAAAATCACCGATTTTTTAACTGTGGGTATTAATACTCAATTCGCCAAACGAGATGAAGGGTTTATTCCGGCTAACAGAGGGCAAATTGAAAGATCTTCTCCCTGGGGTTCTGAATTTGATGATGATGGCAATATTAGATTAAGTCCTCAAGACGATAGTGGTGCTGGAGCTAGCAATGCTTTTTTAGGACAAATGTTTAATGATAGAATAGATTTGGATCATACATTTAATTCAAGGGTTTATGCCAAGGTGAAATTACCCTTAGGGTTTTCCTATGAATTAGGGTATACTAATAGATTAGAGTTTCGTGAATACTATAACCATGCTTCGGCTGCAAGTCCTGCCAATGTTGTGGGTTCGGCCACGAGACAGGCCCTTAAGATCAATGAATGGCAATTAGACAATATTCTACGCTGGGATAAGACGATAGACAAGCATACGTTCAACCTTATGTTTTTGGTATATGCTGAAAAATATCAGGATCGTTTCACAAGAGCTAGGGCTAATACTTTTGAGCCTAGCGATGCCTTAGGTTTTGGAAGTTTAGAGGCAGGGGCCGTACAAACAGTAGATAGTGAAGATATTAAAAGTACAGGAGATGCATTTATGACCCGATTGAATTATAACTATGATTCTAGGTATTTGTTGACACTAACCATGAGAAGAGATGGCTATTCTGCATTTGGTGCAAATAACAAGAGGGCCTATTTTCCTTCTATAGCTGGAGCCTGGACCATTTCAAATGAAAACTTTTTTAAATCAAACTTTATAGATTTCTTAAAACTTAGATTGTCCTATGGCGAGAATGGGAATAGGGATATTGGAAGATTTGCCTACTTATCACGTCTGAACGCTGGGAAATACCTTAATGTAGATAGTAGTGGAAATGTGATTACCGTACCAACTTTTGATAATACGACTCAAGAGAATGTAGATTTAAGATGGGAACGAACAAAAGCGGTCAACCTTGGGTTGGATTTTAGTTTAGCCAACGGTATCGTAGAAGGTTCTTTTGAGGCATACCGAAATATCACGGATGACTTAATTGTGACCAGACAATTACCAAACATCATTGGCTTTAATAGTGTAACTACGAATTTAGGGGAAATAGAGAACAGCGGGTTTGAATTCACGTTGTCCACCCAAAATTATAATCTTGAAAATTTTAAATGGAATTCCAGTTTTAACTTTTCATTGAATAGAAATAAGATCAATGAACTCTATGGTGATATGGATGAAAACGGTAATGAATTGGACGATGTAACAAACCGCCGGTTCATAGGTGAGGCAACAGATGTCATTTGGGGGAAAGAGATTTTAGGAGTTTGGCAAGAAGATGAAGCAGCTGACGCTGCTGATTGGGGTGTTTTTCCTGGAGATTTTAAACTAAGGGATGTAAATAATGACGGTGTGTATACCGACGAAGACAATATATTTCAAGGTCATCGTTCTCCTAGATTTAGATGGGGGCTTACCAATTTGTTCACCTTGAAAAAGAATATCGATTTTTCTTTCGAATTATACTCACACTGGGGACAGAAAAGAGTATTCAATGAAGCGAAAAATAGAAATGGCTTTATAGATCGTACAAACTCTATTCAGACGCCTTATTGGACTTCAGATAATCCTACTAATGATTACGCTAGGTTATTTTCAAGTGATGGTAGTGCTAGTTTTAATGTTTATCGAGAATCATCTTTTATTCGACTAAGCAATGTGACATTGGCCTACAGATTTCCAAAGCCTATTTTGGAAAAGCTCTCTATTCAAAGCCTTCGGGTTTATGCAAATGCTAGAAACTTAGCGGTTTGGGCACCTCATTGGGATTTATACGACCCTGAAGCTCAAGAGTTTGGAGCCTTTGATTCAAGACGTCCTTCGGCCCAATTTTTTACATTTGGAATTGATTTAAGTTTATAA
- a CDS encoding Gfo/Idh/MocA family protein translates to MKRRKFINKTALGTAAMVGFPSIVPAHVLGKDAPSNKINIGQIGCGRIAKDHDIRDTIQFDSARYVAVCDVDSKRAENAKVQVDKFYSEKTGKKKYMDTKIYGDYREMLLNKDIDAVVISTPDHWHSQPAMEAALAGKDIYLQKPTSLTVKEGQQLRKAVQEKGVILQVGTQQRAMPQFRVAAELVRNGRIGKLHTVKIGLPGDPAGPVAPEMPIPSNLNFDMWLGSTPEVPYTEIGVHPQNDYSRPGWLRQRNYGAGMITGWGQHHYDSAAWGMNTELSGPTSVEALAEFPKSGLWDVHGDFLVKHQYDNGITVYTSGGYTNGIKYIGEDGWIFVSRGSYTASASDPVSKEKSSKALNASDPKILGSVIGANEIHLEKINDQHGNWLDCIKSRKEPISSIEKGHKACAICLISDIAMQVSEKLEWDPISENFTNNDLANALLRRPQRYPYGTDYVKR, encoded by the coding sequence ATGAAAAGAAGAAAATTCATTAATAAAACAGCCTTAGGTACAGCAGCAATGGTAGGATTTCCTTCTATTGTTCCTGCCCATGTGTTAGGAAAAGATGCGCCCAGTAATAAAATTAATATTGGGCAGATTGGTTGTGGTAGAATAGCCAAAGACCATGATATTCGGGATACAATTCAGTTTGATTCAGCTCGGTATGTTGCAGTTTGCGATGTAGACTCAAAAAGGGCAGAGAACGCAAAGGTTCAGGTAGACAAGTTCTATAGCGAAAAGACCGGAAAGAAAAAGTATATGGATACGAAGATCTATGGAGATTACCGGGAAATGCTTTTGAATAAGGACATTGATGCGGTAGTAATAAGTACCCCCGATCATTGGCATTCACAACCGGCCATGGAAGCTGCTTTAGCTGGTAAGGACATATATCTTCAAAAGCCGACATCACTAACTGTGAAAGAAGGCCAACAATTACGTAAGGCGGTACAAGAAAAAGGGGTTATTTTACAAGTTGGTACCCAACAACGTGCTATGCCCCAATTTAGGGTGGCCGCCGAATTGGTAAGAAATGGTAGAATAGGGAAGCTACATACAGTAAAAATTGGGTTGCCGGGAGATCCTGCTGGGCCCGTAGCACCAGAAATGCCAATACCATCTAATTTAAATTTTGACATGTGGCTGGGATCTACTCCAGAGGTTCCTTATACGGAGATAGGCGTGCACCCTCAAAACGATTATAGTCGCCCAGGATGGTTAAGACAGCGAAATTATGGGGCAGGAATGATTACAGGTTGGGGACAACACCATTATGATTCAGCAGCGTGGGGAATGAATACTGAACTATCTGGCCCTACATCTGTTGAGGCATTGGCGGAATTTCCAAAATCAGGTTTGTGGGATGTACACGGAGATTTTTTAGTTAAACATCAATATGATAATGGTATCACGGTTTATACCAGTGGTGGATATACCAACGGAATTAAATATATAGGCGAAGACGGATGGATTTTTGTTTCTCGTGGCTCATATACGGCCTCTGCATCGGATCCAGTGTCAAAAGAAAAAAGCAGCAAGGCATTGAATGCTTCAGACCCAAAAATTCTGGGATCTGTAATAGGAGCGAACGAAATACATCTTGAAAAAATCAACGATCAACATGGTAACTGGCTAGATTGTATAAAAAGTCGAAAAGAGCCTATTTCCTCCATTGAAAAGGGGCATAAGGCTTGTGCCATATGTTTGATCAGTGACATAGCCATGCAAGTTTCTGAAAAACTAGAGTGGGACCCAATAAGCGAAAACTTTACCAACAATGATCTCGCAAACGCCTTACTAAGGAGGCCACAAAGGTATCCTTATGGAACGGATTATGTTAAGCGTTGA
- a CDS encoding TRAP transporter substrate-binding protein yields the protein MNAYLLKKEYLGKNKNWKRFFLNGLWVILCVFLYSCSEIKDQKTLFFAHSLPITHPVHKGILDMQKYLNEKSGGKLQIKIFPDGQLGTEREVLELLQIGSVAMTKVSAASMSNFAPEYQVTSIPYLFRDREHMFKVLEGEVGKELLNRGSDYLLRGLCFYDAGARSFYSKKKPVKTPDDLDGMKIRVMNDQMSVDMVNTLGGSATPMAYGELYTALQQNVVDGAENNIPSFVTSNHYEVCKYYTFDEHTMVPDVVVVGTKFWNLLNDEEKEWLQDSAFESVTRQKMYWQETVKENMEVLKKANVEFFYPDKAPYAIKSLPVMERLMTNPKMKRLIEKIKAE from the coding sequence ATGAATGCATATTTGTTAAAAAAAGAATATTTAGGAAAGAATAAGAATTGGAAGCGCTTCTTTTTGAATGGACTATGGGTAATTCTTTGCGTTTTTCTATATTCTTGTTCGGAAATTAAAGACCAGAAAACACTTTTTTTTGCACATTCCCTTCCAATTACGCATCCGGTACATAAGGGTATTCTGGATATGCAAAAATACCTGAACGAAAAGTCAGGAGGAAAGCTGCAAATAAAAATTTTCCCGGATGGTCAACTGGGTACCGAGCGAGAAGTTTTGGAGTTATTGCAAATTGGCAGTGTCGCAATGACCAAGGTCAGCGCGGCATCCATGTCTAATTTTGCACCAGAGTACCAAGTCACAAGTATACCTTATCTGTTTAGGGACCGTGAACATATGTTCAAGGTACTGGAGGGTGAAGTTGGTAAAGAACTTTTGAACAGGGGAAGTGATTACCTTTTGCGTGGCCTTTGTTTTTACGATGCAGGGGCACGAAGTTTTTATTCCAAGAAAAAGCCGGTCAAAACCCCCGATGACCTGGATGGAATGAAAATTCGAGTGATGAACGACCAAATGTCCGTTGATATGGTGAATACTTTGGGAGGTTCTGCCACACCAATGGCTTATGGTGAACTATATACGGCCTTACAACAAAATGTTGTTGATGGTGCAGAAAATAATATTCCTTCTTTCGTTACCTCAAACCATTATGAAGTATGTAAGTATTATACTTTTGATGAGCATACCATGGTACCAGATGTTGTTGTGGTTGGAACAAAATTTTGGAATTTATTGAATGATGAGGAAAAGGAATGGCTACAGGATTCTGCTTTTGAAAGTGTTACCAGACAGAAGATGTACTGGCAGGAAACGGTAAAGGAAAATATGGAGGTCTTGAAAAAGGCCAATGTTGAATTCTTTTATCCTGATAAGGCACCTTATGCGATTAAATCTTTACCCGTTATGGAAAGATTGATGACGAATCCGAAAATGAAAAGATTGATAGAAAAAATAAAAGCGGAATAA
- a CDS encoding putative oxidoreductase C-terminal domain-containing protein: MKYLISFLSVILLIGCNEKKQKVEKIEESNSELVKFMTLDPGHFHAALVQKTMYSQVDSTIHIFAPDGPEVKDFLRKIDAYNSREDQPTKWDVNTHLGNDYLNQMLSKKPGNVMVVAGKNSKKIDYVLEAVKAGLNVYADKPLVIDPKGYEKLKLAFKIAEKNNVLIYDIMTERFESTTMMQKLFSQSSSVFGKLVDGTLEEPAISKVSVHHFFKYVSGQPLVRPPWFFDVNEEGEGIVDVTTHLVDLVQWEAFPEQIIDTANIEMLWAKRWPTILTKKEFSKVTSLDSYPQYLEKDINQDALHVYSNGEMNYRINGKHAKVSVVWNYQAPEGTGDTHYSIMRGTKCNLIIRQGKEEKFKPTLYIEVFDGNGFENVLQDVLLGKVRELFPGTTSDKISNTMWKINIPEEFKIGHEEHFAQVTQNYLNYLEKRQLPVWEEPNMISKYYTTIAAYKMAKSNKN, encoded by the coding sequence ATGAAATATTTGATTTCTTTTTTGTCAGTAATACTCTTAATCGGGTGTAATGAAAAAAAGCAAAAAGTTGAAAAGATTGAAGAATCTAACTCCGAACTTGTGAAATTTATGACTTTGGACCCCGGGCATTTTCATGCAGCTTTGGTTCAAAAAACGATGTATTCCCAAGTTGACTCAACCATTCATATTTTTGCCCCAGATGGCCCAGAAGTAAAGGATTTTTTAAGAAAAATAGACGCATATAATTCAAGGGAAGACCAACCTACTAAATGGGATGTGAATACCCATTTAGGAAATGATTACCTAAACCAGATGCTTTCAAAAAAGCCAGGTAATGTTATGGTGGTGGCAGGTAAGAACTCTAAAAAAATAGATTATGTCTTAGAAGCTGTTAAAGCAGGATTAAATGTTTATGCCGATAAGCCTCTGGTCATTGACCCAAAAGGTTATGAAAAGTTGAAATTGGCATTTAAAATCGCCGAAAAAAATAATGTTTTGATTTATGACATCATGACAGAGCGTTTTGAATCAACTACTATGATGCAAAAACTGTTTTCTCAATCATCAAGTGTATTCGGAAAATTGGTTGATGGAACGCTTGAAGAACCAGCGATTAGTAAAGTAAGTGTACATCATTTTTTTAAATATGTTTCAGGTCAACCTTTAGTGCGCCCACCGTGGTTTTTTGATGTTAATGAAGAAGGCGAAGGTATTGTTGATGTGACTACACATTTGGTTGATTTAGTGCAATGGGAAGCTTTTCCTGAACAAATTATTGATACTGCGAATATTGAAATGTTATGGGCAAAACGATGGCCTACCATATTGACCAAAAAAGAATTTAGCAAAGTAACAAGTTTGGATTCTTACCCTCAGTATTTAGAAAAGGATATTAATCAAGACGCGTTGCACGTGTATTCTAATGGGGAAATGAACTATCGAATAAATGGTAAGCACGCTAAAGTATCAGTAGTTTGGAACTATCAGGCACCGGAAGGAACTGGGGATACCCACTACAGTATAATGCGCGGCACTAAATGTAATTTGATAATTCGCCAGGGAAAAGAAGAAAAATTTAAACCAACATTGTATATTGAGGTTTTTGATGGGAATGGTTTTGAAAATGTATTGCAAGATGTTTTATTAGGGAAGGTTAGAGAGCTTTTCCCAGGTACAACCTCAGATAAAATATCAAATACAATGTGGAAAATTAATATTCCTGAGGAATTTAAAATTGGGCATGAAGAACATTTTGCTCAGGTAACACAGAATTATTTGAATTATTTGGAAAAAAGACAATTACCGGTTTGGGAAGAACCTAATATGATTTCTAAATATTATACTACTATCGCAGCATATAAAATGGCGAAGAGCAACAAAAATTAA